The Nocardia arthritidis genome has a window encoding:
- a CDS encoding DUF3419 family protein, translated as MKTAEPQDRWLLYSTCDEDSRSEMRALEIGANDDVLAVTGSGCRALSLMVNNPRTVTAVDSSAGQTYLLELKLAAIRHFSYDTLLAFLGVDPSNERWRLFDELSQRLSPGCVAYFTRYRKAIEKGVLTQGRHEQLYVRVVAPVMRLLYGSAMREIFTAADLEHQRRIYRTKVDGRLWRAMVRNGFSERTLKLVLNDDSYRVVTDVQDCGGYVLERLDHIFTNHLARNNDWLSFMFHGGYPDREVLPHYLLRDNVAVIRSARTEMNIVRGDLMQRLRALPDGAIDKFSLSDVTSCIDREQFAVMMKEVVRVARKDARIVYRNFLSRHRPAAGLLDVLTRDDALCDQLYHDDYAFVYQFEVFTVDA; from the coding sequence ATGAAAACTGCTGAGCCACAGGATCGTTGGTTGCTGTACAGCACCTGTGACGAGGATTCCCGCTCGGAGATGCGGGCCTTGGAGATCGGCGCGAACGACGATGTGCTCGCGGTGACCGGCAGCGGTTGCCGGGCGCTGAGTCTGATGGTGAACAACCCGCGCACGGTCACCGCGGTGGACAGCTCGGCGGGGCAGACCTATCTGTTGGAGCTGAAACTCGCCGCCATCCGGCATTTCTCGTACGACACGCTGCTGGCCTTCCTCGGCGTCGACCCGTCGAACGAACGATGGCGACTGTTCGACGAGTTATCGCAGCGGCTTTCGCCCGGATGTGTCGCGTATTTCACCCGCTACCGGAAGGCGATCGAAAAGGGTGTGCTGACGCAGGGACGGCACGAGCAGCTGTACGTGCGGGTGGTCGCGCCCGTCATGCGGCTGCTGTACGGGTCGGCGATGCGCGAGATCTTCACCGCCGCCGATCTGGAGCACCAGCGCCGGATCTACCGGACCAAGGTGGACGGCCGATTGTGGCGGGCCATGGTGCGCAACGGTTTTTCCGAACGCACGCTGAAGTTGGTGCTCAACGACGACTCCTACCGGGTTGTCACCGATGTTCAGGATTGCGGCGGGTATGTGCTGGAACGGTTGGATCATATATTCACCAATCACCTTGCCAGGAACAATGATTGGCTGTCCTTCATGTTCCACGGCGGCTATCCGGATCGGGAAGTGCTGCCGCACTACCTGTTACGTGACAACGTCGCGGTGATCCGGTCGGCGCGGACGGAAATGAACATCGTCCGAGGTGATCTGATGCAGCGGCTGCGCGCGCTGCCGGACGGTGCGATCGACAAGTTTTCGCTGTCCGACGTAACCAGCTGCATCGACCGGGAGCAATTCGCGGTGATGATGAAAGAGGTTGTGCGTGTGGCCCGCAAGGACGCGCGGATCGTCTACCGCAACTTCCTGTCCCGGCATCGCCCGGCCGCCGGCTTGCTCGACGTGCTCACCCGCGACGACGCGCTGTGCGATCAGCTGTACCACGACGACTACGCCTTCGTCTATCAGTTCGAAGTGTTCACCGTAGACGCCTGA
- a CDS encoding SGNH/GDSL hydrolase family protein, whose translation MTTSTRLRAIAAAVGCASAVLTGTAPAATAAEGGKSVVVLGDSFTANGDIAAALENAAPNASPDCSHGATSWPTQLAKGMGLWDTPDFADLSCRGASLVSGPGYTLAHEARGADAAGAFGPNTRAVLIQTGLNDAWGDNQVRLRQTLLNCVLDVIRGCGPEAAAEGRATDFRGVEGGLYTERIKPVVDYVRYYAPNARIILVGYPEMNAPGQRQWCIDVLGVGSIVQTRADAAIELWDRMDAAQRTAARTLGVEFFDAKAVTAGHGLCSAEPWLAGILDPRSDLMGTPVHPSAHGDAVVAGALQKLIAER comes from the coding sequence ATGACCACTTCGACACGCTTACGCGCCATCGCCGCCGCTGTCGGCTGCGCCTCGGCCGTCCTCACCGGGACCGCGCCTGCCGCGACGGCCGCCGAGGGCGGTAAATCCGTTGTCGTACTCGGTGATTCGTTCACCGCGAACGGCGATATCGCCGCCGCGCTGGAGAACGCCGCACCCAACGCCAGCCCCGATTGCTCGCACGGCGCCACATCCTGGCCCACCCAGCTGGCGAAGGGGATGGGCCTCTGGGACACACCGGATTTCGCCGACCTGTCCTGCCGAGGCGCCTCGCTGGTGAGCGGTCCCGGCTACACGCTGGCGCACGAGGCCCGCGGTGCCGATGCGGCAGGCGCGTTCGGACCGAACACCAGGGCGGTGCTCATCCAGACCGGTCTGAACGACGCCTGGGGCGATAACCAGGTCCGGTTGCGGCAGACCTTGCTCAACTGCGTGCTCGACGTGATCCGCGGCTGTGGTCCGGAGGCGGCGGCCGAGGGGCGGGCGACCGACTTCCGCGGCGTGGAGGGCGGGCTCTACACCGAGCGGATCAAGCCGGTGGTCGATTATGTGCGGTACTACGCGCCCAACGCGCGGATCATCCTGGTCGGTTATCCGGAGATGAACGCGCCCGGTCAGCGGCAGTGGTGCATCGATGTGCTCGGCGTCGGCTCGATCGTGCAGACCAGGGCCGATGCGGCGATCGAGCTGTGGGACCGAATGGATGCGGCGCAGCGGACCGCGGCCCGGACCCTCGGTGTGGAGTTCTTCGACGCCAAGGCGGTGACGGCGGGGCACGGATTGTGTTCGGCCGAGCCGTGGTTGGCCGGGATACTGGATCCGCGCAGCGATTTGATGGGGACACCGGTGCACCCGTCGGCACACGGTGACGCCGTGGTCGCCGGGGCGCTGCAGAAGCTGATCGCCGAGCGATGA
- a CDS encoding acyltransferase family protein — MTTEETVARTPGTVAAQTDLGGTDRRGPALPSLTGARWWAAFAVFLLHALVFLPVYPFQKSELFRRIHAVLPMQLGAAGVTFFFVLSGFIIYWSFRPGDSVRWFYWRRVLKIYPSHLVAALLFVAAASVPLHRPVVWAPNLLLIHTWVPKWTTVGGLNVPSWSLCSEMLFYTSFPLLLPLVRRIRGARLWWWLGGLLVLILLLHTAYYLWVPGPKGIANAFAPRLVPGETSPYYELHASHAWFAQSDIPVSPSYWLSYDFPASRLPEFFLGVLAARLVLEGHWRRTALGWPLLALATAYATTWVVPVNYKMSALLVGPMTAVVATMAARDLAGIRGLNATPRMVRLGNVSYAFYLVQFPVMVLITRIFIGGKQFGFFGWFGWAVLSLIVSVLAGAAVYYWVDDPLMRRFAGRRRRAGGPR, encoded by the coding sequence ATGACCACCGAGGAGACGGTGGCGCGGACGCCGGGAACTGTTGCCGCCCAGACAGATTTGGGCGGCACGGACCGGCGCGGGCCCGCGCTGCCGTCGCTCACCGGCGCCAGATGGTGGGCCGCGTTCGCGGTATTCCTGCTGCACGCCTTGGTTTTCCTGCCGGTATACCCATTTCAGAAGTCCGAGCTGTTCCGCCGGATCCATGCGGTGCTGCCGATGCAGTTGGGCGCGGCGGGTGTGACGTTCTTCTTCGTGCTGTCCGGGTTCATCATCTACTGGTCGTTCCGGCCCGGCGATTCGGTGCGTTGGTTCTACTGGCGGCGGGTGCTGAAGATCTATCCGTCGCATCTGGTCGCGGCGCTGCTGTTCGTTGCGGCGGCGAGCGTTCCGCTGCACCGACCGGTGGTGTGGGCGCCGAACCTGCTGCTGATCCACACCTGGGTGCCGAAGTGGACGACCGTCGGCGGACTGAACGTGCCGTCCTGGTCGCTGTGCTCGGAGATGTTGTTCTACACGAGTTTTCCGCTGCTGTTGCCGCTGGTGCGGCGCATCCGCGGGGCGCGGCTGTGGTGGTGGCTCGGCGGGCTGCTCGTACTGATCCTGCTGCTGCACACCGCATACTACCTGTGGGTGCCCGGACCCAAGGGCATCGCGAATGCCTTTGCGCCGCGGCTTGTTCCGGGAGAGACCTCGCCGTACTACGAATTGCATGCCTCGCACGCGTGGTTCGCCCAATCCGATATCCCGGTCTCGCCGTCGTATTGGCTCAGCTACGACTTCCCCGCGTCGCGGCTGCCGGAGTTCTTCCTGGGGGTGCTCGCGGCCCGGCTCGTGCTCGAAGGCCATTGGCGCCGTACGGCTCTCGGATGGCCGCTGCTCGCCCTCGCGACGGCGTACGCGACCACCTGGGTGGTACCGGTGAACTACAAGATGTCGGCGCTGCTGGTGGGACCGATGACGGCGGTGGTGGCCACCATGGCCGCCCGCGATCTGGCCGGAATTCGGGGGCTGAATGCCACACCGCGCATGGTTCGGCTCGGTAATGTCTCTTATGCGTTCTATCTCGTGCAGTTTCCCGTCATGGTGTTGATTACTCGAATCTTTATAGGCGGCAAGCAGTTCGGCTTCTTCGGTTGGTTCGGATGGGCGGTGCTGAGTCTGATCGTCTCGGTGCTCGCGGGCGCCGCCGTCTACTACTGGGTGGACGATCCGCTTATGCGGCGGTTCGCCGGCCGGCGTCGCCGAGCCGGGGGGCCGCGGTAG
- a CDS encoding alpha/beta fold hydrolase encodes MELSSSLGGQHEVELSGGRIRYYDTGSGAPVVFVHGLLVNANLWRKMVPAIAAAGHRCLSPDWPLGAHRIPVPRADLTPTGLADMMAEFLAALDLDDVTIVANDTGGAITQVLLSRNRNRIGRVVLASVDCYERFLPPPFNMLPPVARIPGSLRPVTELLRIRALHPLPIALGWVAKHPVPHDIIDTYLMPSRESGAIRHDLRRFLKTANRKYTLAAAEHFPEIDLPVLLAWAREDKLFPVRLPERLVRELPNATLKFIDDSYTASPEDQPDLLTELILEFTRSHAKP; translated from the coding sequence GTGGAGCTCAGCAGCTCGCTCGGCGGGCAACACGAAGTAGAGCTATCCGGTGGCCGGATTCGTTACTACGACACCGGATCCGGTGCGCCCGTCGTCTTCGTGCACGGCCTGCTCGTGAATGCCAACCTGTGGCGCAAGATGGTGCCCGCCATCGCCGCGGCCGGACACCGGTGCCTGAGCCCGGACTGGCCGCTGGGCGCACACCGGATCCCGGTGCCGCGAGCGGATCTGACGCCTACCGGGCTCGCCGACATGATGGCGGAGTTCCTCGCCGCGCTCGACCTGGACGATGTCACCATCGTCGCCAACGACACCGGTGGTGCGATCACGCAGGTATTGTTGAGCCGCAACAGGAATCGGATCGGCCGGGTGGTGCTCGCCTCGGTGGACTGCTACGAGCGGTTCCTGCCGCCACCGTTCAACATGCTGCCCCCGGTGGCCCGGATTCCCGGCTCGCTGCGCCCGGTGACCGAACTGCTGCGGATCAGGGCGCTGCACCCGCTGCCGATCGCGCTCGGCTGGGTCGCGAAACACCCGGTGCCACATGACATCATCGATACCTACCTGATGCCCAGCCGCGAGTCGGGTGCTATCCGGCACGACCTGCGCCGGTTCTTGAAGACAGCGAACCGGAAATACACGCTGGCTGCGGCCGAGCATTTCCCCGAGATCGATCTGCCCGTCCTGCTGGCGTGGGCGCGCGAGGACAAGCTGTTCCCGGTCCGGCTCCCGGAACGTCTTGTCCGCGAATTGCCCAACGCCACATTGAAATTCATCGATGACTCGTACACCGCGAGCCCCGAGGACCAGCCTGATTTGCTGACCGAGCTGATTCTGGAGTTCACTCGTTCACATGCAAAGCCGTAG
- a CDS encoding TetR/AcrR family transcriptional regulator, with protein sequence MTRTALEQAGRTLFAEQGFLAVSTDEIVAAAGVTRGALNYHYGDKRGLFLAVLERMERENSAEIQAAIATVADPGDLVETVDVGLRVFLEICQRPDMVQIALSDAPGVLGWQAWREFEARHGLGLITAQLEQAQAAGLLVDMPISMLAKLLLSAITEAGLLVAQTDDRAAASADAAATLAAIVRGLLRGAEPRRAVTDQLAEPGTDGR encoded by the coding sequence GTGACCCGGACGGCGTTGGAGCAAGCTGGCAGAACGCTTTTCGCCGAACAGGGTTTCCTCGCCGTATCCACGGACGAGATCGTGGCCGCCGCGGGGGTGACCCGCGGCGCGCTCAACTATCACTACGGTGACAAACGCGGACTGTTCCTGGCTGTGCTCGAGCGTATGGAACGCGAGAATTCGGCCGAGATCCAGGCGGCCATAGCCACCGTCGCCGATCCGGGAGATCTGGTCGAAACCGTCGATGTGGGGCTGCGGGTATTTCTGGAAATCTGCCAGCGCCCCGACATGGTGCAGATCGCGCTGTCCGACGCGCCGGGGGTGCTCGGTTGGCAGGCGTGGCGGGAGTTCGAGGCCAGGCATGGGCTCGGTCTGATCACCGCACAGCTCGAGCAGGCGCAAGCCGCGGGATTGCTGGTCGACATGCCGATCTCCATGCTGGCGAAACTACTGCTGAGCGCGATCACCGAGGCCGGTCTGCTTGTCGCGCAAACCGATGATCGGGCGGCCGCGAGCGCCGATGCCGCCGCGACCCTGGCCGCGATCGTCCGCGGACTGTTGCGCGGCGCCGAGCCACGTCGGGCCGTCACCGATCAGCTCGCGGAACCCGGGACCGACGGCCGCTAG
- a CDS encoding ArnT family glycosyltransferase, with protein sequence MTTAVLAHSRYRRIWRAPDDQPAWARPALLAIAAVAAVLYAWGIGSQIPHVYYAAAVRSMSMSWHNFFFAAFDPDATISVDKLPGALWVQALSVRIFGPHTWAYLLPQVVAGVLTILVLYRAVRRLATPTAGLITAAVAALTPATVALNRGNISDTLLILLLVLAADQVAATIASGRTRNLMYAGLFVGLAFQTKMVQAWFVIPALAAAVLITAPRSELRQRITATVLFGLVALVVSLSWLTVVQVLPAEHRPYIDGSQHNSLFEQVFLYNAASRANDSFNVGAASFATSAASGTSYRAALVIGPNERFDHIFGGVGGREIGWLVPLALLCLVALALRARRGPRTDPATGALVLWGGWLLIHIAAFLTIGTVNPYYLAALTPALAALIGMGATAFVEAAGDRRMRGLGLLAGAITIAYAWWLLAPAPPGIRWATTISALVLGIAALLRRTTALLLAAVLAAPAVASVSLLVNNDGALDTPFESAQARQVTHGFLGSSLKAADKVLNDLHKQPHSERYPLLTYTSALAAPFITVSGTEIPSIGGFTGEAPVPTTEQIARLIAGGQVGLVLIAPADDSRVHWIRQHCKELRPGGNGPAVLAYYCGRR encoded by the coding sequence GTGACAACCGCGGTCCTGGCGCACTCGCGATACCGGCGGATCTGGCGCGCACCGGACGACCAACCGGCTTGGGCGCGCCCGGCACTGCTCGCGATCGCCGCCGTCGCCGCGGTGCTGTACGCGTGGGGTATCGGCTCGCAGATCCCGCACGTCTACTACGCCGCGGCCGTCCGATCGATGTCGATGAGCTGGCACAACTTCTTCTTCGCCGCCTTCGATCCGGACGCGACGATCAGCGTCGACAAACTGCCGGGCGCGCTCTGGGTGCAGGCGCTGTCGGTGCGTATCTTCGGCCCGCACACCTGGGCGTATCTGCTGCCGCAGGTCGTCGCGGGCGTGCTGACCATCCTGGTGCTCTACCGCGCGGTGCGCCGCCTCGCCACTCCGACGGCCGGGCTGATCACCGCCGCGGTGGCCGCGCTCACCCCAGCGACGGTCGCGCTGAATCGCGGCAATATCTCCGATACGCTGCTGATCCTGCTGCTCGTGCTGGCCGCCGATCAGGTCGCGGCGACGATCGCGTCCGGCCGCACGAGGAACCTGATGTACGCCGGATTGTTCGTCGGTCTGGCGTTCCAGACGAAGATGGTGCAGGCGTGGTTCGTGATACCGGCGCTGGCCGCCGCGGTGCTCATTACCGCGCCGAGATCCGAACTGCGGCAGCGTATTACTGCCACCGTACTGTTCGGCCTTGTGGCGCTTGTGGTTTCGTTGAGTTGGCTGACGGTGGTGCAGGTGCTGCCCGCCGAACACCGGCCGTATATCGATGGCAGCCAACATAATTCGCTGTTCGAGCAGGTCTTCCTCTACAACGCCGCCAGCCGCGCCAACGACTCGTTCAACGTCGGCGCCGCCAGTTTCGCCACCAGCGCCGCGTCCGGCACGAGCTATCGCGCCGCACTGGTGATCGGCCCGAACGAACGCTTCGACCACATCTTCGGCGGTGTCGGCGGCCGGGAAATCGGCTGGCTGGTACCGCTGGCGCTGCTGTGCCTGGTCGCGCTCGCGCTGCGCGCTCGCCGCGGACCGCGCACCGATCCAGCGACCGGCGCTCTCGTGCTGTGGGGCGGCTGGTTGCTCATCCATATCGCGGCGTTCCTGACCATCGGCACGGTCAACCCGTACTACCTCGCGGCGCTCACACCGGCGCTGGCCGCGCTGATCGGGATGGGCGCGACGGCGTTCGTCGAGGCGGCGGGCGACCGACGAATGCGCGGCCTCGGCCTACTCGCCGGGGCCATCACCATCGCGTACGCCTGGTGGCTACTCGCCCCCGCACCACCCGGAATACGTTGGGCAACAACCATTTCGGCGCTGGTCCTCGGCATCGCGGCACTGTTGCGGCGGACCACGGCCCTCCTACTCGCCGCGGTACTGGCCGCACCGGCGGTCGCCTCGGTATCGCTGCTGGTCAACAACGACGGCGCACTGGACACGCCCTTCGAATCGGCACAGGCCCGCCAGGTCACCCACGGCTTCCTCGGCTCATCGCTGAAAGCGGCCGACAAAGTCCTCAACGACCTGCACAAACAACCCCATTCCGAGCGCTACCCACTGCTCACCTACACCTCCGCCCTGGCCGCACCGTTCATCACCGTCAGCGGCACCGAAATCCCCTCCATCGGCGGTTTCACCGGCGAGGCCCCCGTCCCGACCACCGAGCAGATCGCCCGCCTGATTGCCGGCGGCCAGGTCGGCCTGGTTCTGATCGCCCCCGCCGACGATTCCCGGGTGCACTGGATTCGGCAGCACTGCAAGGAACTTCGCCCCGGCGGCAACGGACCGGCCGTCCTCGCCTACTACTGCGGGCGCCGCTAG
- a CDS encoding ESX secretion-associated protein EspG, translated as MSVREWDFSPLGFTVLWRAFDRDILPYPLQYRSTHETVAEYEQAWKDEAGQLHARLDDWLYSALGVLTQPEARVEVAGFLGPDKLRAHAAVQRNTAVLLVQEPSGAPDSGGTVRMSMIDAEQVAPRLIALLPSVPPASGPGLEVARRDIEEEDDRPYRVGHRSPKEQAARFFGRPRTNVVHIAAYAGPAWDNRPAPSRGFHVMDYPDGRYLVRSGDTLRATPAEAAGLRDNLDRALNATIKGYREEHDPDYRIDA; from the coding sequence ATGAGCGTGCGGGAATGGGATTTCAGCCCACTCGGCTTCACGGTGCTGTGGCGCGCCTTCGACCGCGACATCCTGCCGTATCCGTTGCAGTACCGCTCGACCCACGAGACGGTGGCCGAATACGAGCAGGCGTGGAAGGACGAGGCCGGGCAGTTGCACGCCCGGCTCGACGACTGGCTGTACTCCGCGCTCGGCGTGCTCACCCAGCCGGAGGCGCGCGTCGAGGTCGCCGGATTCCTCGGCCCCGACAAGCTGCGGGCCCATGCCGCGGTGCAGCGCAACACCGCGGTGCTGCTGGTTCAGGAACCGTCCGGTGCACCGGATTCCGGTGGGACGGTTCGCATGTCGATGATCGACGCCGAGCAGGTCGCGCCGCGGCTCATCGCGCTGCTGCCCTCCGTGCCGCCCGCGAGCGGTCCGGGTCTCGAGGTCGCCCGGCGCGATATCGAAGAGGAGGACGACCGGCCGTACCGGGTCGGGCATCGCTCGCCCAAGGAGCAGGCCGCGCGCTTCTTCGGACGTCCGCGCACCAACGTCGTCCATATCGCCGCCTACGCGGGCCCGGCATGGGACAACCGGCCCGCGCCGTCGCGCGGCTTCCACGTGATGGACTATCCGGATGGCCGCTACCTGGTTCGCAGCGGCGACACCCTGCGCGCCACGCCCGCCGAGGCAGCGGGTCTGCGGGACAATCTGGACCGCGCCCTGAACGCCACGATCAAGGGCTATCGCGAAGAGCACGATCCGGACTACCGCATCGACGCGTGA
- a CDS encoding WXG100 family type VII secretion target produces the protein MKLTRAQLEAVDPSALHGLATQVGNVHEELTQHAKTHEQIWHDLDDGWRGSAADSASDSLDNHMRRLRANAEGVEQLQTSVTSAAADLSTAKAKVLSTVAQLEANGFKVGNDWSIQDVSGANDTAWSESLQNNSVALRGALDGYEYAEKLAGQKIEAAYKNIQPVAAPAPGYGNPDNWDTKCHITGGLTWGDFTEEQKRNARDIYAVGRCLGMKKEEIQLALMTALLESHMYNIGDKTIAGSEEKADGRNGKKCMGHTEDSDKESGAGIFQQHPFDKNGYWGTADEIMDPVQAATMFYKGRCTPSGVLADGIWTYTRDRGIAIDPSAESQYLYEPKERNPTIKIADGSPKSLPPWAIAQAIQRPAMLELHNGGGPYPSYEANWDNAKALYGKLEEDQAPFVNNSDYCSVRAARVNNILRQNTCV, from the coding sequence GTGAAGCTGACCCGAGCGCAACTGGAAGCGGTCGATCCCAGCGCGTTACACGGGCTCGCGACACAAGTGGGAAATGTTCACGAGGAACTGACGCAGCACGCCAAAACGCACGAACAAATCTGGCACGATCTCGACGACGGCTGGCGAGGTTCGGCAGCCGACAGCGCCAGCGATAGCCTCGACAACCACATGCGGCGACTGCGAGCCAACGCCGAGGGCGTAGAACAGTTGCAAACCTCGGTCACCAGTGCGGCGGCGGACCTGAGCACCGCCAAAGCGAAAGTGCTCAGCACTGTCGCACAGCTGGAGGCCAACGGCTTCAAAGTCGGTAATGATTGGTCGATTCAGGATGTATCGGGCGCAAATGACACGGCGTGGTCGGAGAGTTTGCAAAACAACTCTGTCGCACTTCGGGGAGCGCTCGACGGGTATGAATACGCGGAGAAGCTCGCTGGGCAGAAGATCGAGGCCGCGTACAAGAATATCCAGCCCGTCGCCGCCCCCGCTCCTGGGTATGGCAATCCGGATAACTGGGACACAAAATGTCACATTACTGGCGGGTTGACGTGGGGTGACTTCACTGAAGAGCAGAAGAGGAACGCTCGAGATATTTATGCGGTAGGGCGTTGTCTCGGGATGAAGAAGGAAGAGATCCAGCTCGCGTTGATGACCGCGTTGCTCGAAAGCCACATGTACAATATCGGCGACAAGACCATAGCTGGCTCGGAAGAAAAAGCGGACGGCCGCAATGGGAAAAAGTGCATGGGTCACACCGAGGACTCGGATAAAGAAAGTGGTGCCGGAATTTTCCAGCAGCATCCGTTCGATAAAAACGGGTACTGGGGAACTGCCGACGAGATCATGGATCCGGTGCAGGCTGCAACAATGTTCTACAAAGGCCGATGTACGCCGAGTGGTGTGCTAGCCGATGGTATTTGGACTTACACCCGAGATCGTGGAATAGCTATCGACCCGTCCGCTGAAAGTCAGTATCTTTACGAGCCGAAGGAACGGAATCCGACTATCAAGATAGCGGATGGTTCTCCGAAGTCTTTACCGCCTTGGGCGATTGCACAAGCTATTCAGCGCCCTGCCATGCTGGAGCTGCATAATGGGGGCGGCCCTTATCCGAGTTATGAGGCCAACTGGGACAACGCGAAGGCCCTATACGGCAAGCTGGAGGAGGATCAGGCGCCTTTTGTCAATAACTCCGACTACTGCTCGGTACGTGCTGCGCGAGTGAACAATATCCTCCGGCAGAACACATGCGTATAA
- a CDS encoding sensor domain-containing protein has protein sequence MTPSSSVKRDAALDDRLASFLLDEGEVDALRTGQDLPGFNRDGVREWFSKRTSEPYDTLLPPPDVRIVEPGKCGDAVRQSYNFDIAGWTGFARFRRFGNEGSKYEISQSVAAYPDMSAAKHAYAGIADKVRACGNMSGTVGVNVSGGTPIVGPFSMEMRDNNDTSLRWTYISHRFYEASSPQYSTEVMLAVVNNIVVCTSASRFSDSEHLTTALMQALTQRITSSR, from the coding sequence GTGACACCTTCGTCGAGCGTAAAGCGTGATGCTGCCCTGGATGACCGGCTCGCTTCGTTCCTGCTCGACGAAGGTGAAGTCGATGCGCTGCGCACGGGTCAGGACCTGCCTGGGTTCAATCGGGACGGGGTTCGAGAATGGTTCAGTAAGAGGACTTCTGAGCCATACGATACGTTGCTTCCACCCCCAGACGTCAGAATTGTCGAGCCGGGCAAATGCGGCGATGCCGTTCGGCAGTCGTACAACTTCGATATCGCTGGCTGGACAGGGTTCGCGCGGTTCAGGCGTTTCGGGAACGAGGGGTCCAAATATGAGATATCACAGAGCGTGGCGGCTTATCCAGATATGTCCGCGGCGAAACACGCGTATGCGGGTATCGCTGATAAGGTTCGCGCGTGTGGAAACATGTCGGGAACTGTAGGGGTGAATGTCTCGGGGGGAACACCTATTGTCGGACCATTTTCCATGGAGATGCGTGATAACAATGATACCTCCCTGCGGTGGACATACATCAGTCATCGATTCTACGAAGCAAGCTCACCCCAATATTCGACGGAAGTGATGCTCGCAGTTGTCAACAATATTGTGGTGTGCACATCTGCCTCACGTTTCTCCGACTCCGAGCACCTCACCACCGCACTGATGCAGGCGCTAACCCAGCGAATTACATCGTCACGTTAG
- a CDS encoding sensor domain-containing protein, with protein sequence MKRDAALDNRLASLLLHEDEMKALRTSRDGPEQWRTAGFSEPPDTKSPWPDLKNIEPSQCSDAVRQSYNFDIAGWTGYSQYRRLGPEGSDYRIIQTVAAYPDASSAQRAYTGIADRVRACGNTSGTLAVKVSDIVSGPFSIELRDINPTSLRWTFISHQDFQADFPQYSTEVILAVVDKIVVCVSASRFSDAEHLTTALMQAITQRINSSR encoded by the coding sequence ATGAAGCGTGATGCTGCCCTGGATAACCGGCTGGCTTCGCTCCTGCTCCACGAAGATGAAATGAAGGCGTTGCGCACAAGCCGGGACGGGCCCGAACAATGGCGTACCGCCGGGTTTTCCGAACCGCCCGATACGAAATCTCCATGGCCTGACCTCAAAAATATCGAACCGAGCCAATGTAGCGATGCGGTCCGGCAGTCGTATAACTTCGATATCGCTGGCTGGACAGGGTACTCGCAGTACAGGCGTTTGGGACCGGAGGGCTCCGATTATCGGATAATTCAGACTGTGGCAGCTTATCCGGACGCGTCCTCGGCCCAACGCGCCTATACAGGTATCGCTGATAGGGTTCGCGCGTGCGGAAACACGTCGGGAACCTTAGCAGTGAAAGTCTCGGATATTGTTTCCGGCCCATTCTCCATCGAGCTGCGAGATATCAACCCTACATCGCTGCGATGGACATTCATCAGTCATCAAGACTTCCAAGCGGACTTCCCCCAATATTCGACGGAAGTGATACTCGCAGTTGTCGACAAGATCGTCGTGTGTGTATCTGCCTCGCGTTTCTCCGACGCCGAGCACCTGACCACCGCGCTGATGCAGGCGATCACCCAACGAATTAACTCGTCACGTTAG